A single region of the Ignavibacteria bacterium genome encodes:
- a CDS encoding helix-turn-helix domain-containing protein has protein sequence MDKKQKKIKLDKEEREIEATAEIYIPLSKKERSEIENTLERIRRQKNGWKFGDAKDFLNLSPEESAYIELKLALSRNLQETRKEKQLTQEQLARLLKSSQSRVAKMETGDPSVSLDLLIRSLLVLGTSRKKLARVFA, from the coding sequence ATGGACAAAAAGCAAAAGAAAATAAAACTTGACAAAGAAGAGCGAGAAATCGAAGCAACCGCAGAAATATATATTCCTCTTTCGAAAAAAGAGCGTTCTGAAATTGAAAACACGCTTGAGCGAATACGTAGACAGAAAAATGGATGGAAATTCGGCGACGCAAAAGATTTTCTCAATCTCTCCCCCGAAGAATCTGCATACATCGAATTAAAACTTGCATTGAGTAGAAATCTCCAAGAAACACGAAAGGAAAAACAATTGACGCAAGAACAACTCGCACGTTTACTTAAATCAAGTCAATCAAGAGTTGCAAAAATGGAAACGGGCGACCCATCTGTTTCTCTTGATTTACTTATACGTTCTTTACTTGTGTTAGGAACATCAAGGAAAAAACTCGCGCGAGTTTTTGCGTGA
- a CDS encoding BrnT family toxin: MNFIWDESKNKKLKEERGISFEEVASLILQNKYVEVVKHPKLTHQKIFLVPVHNYIHAIPFLIDEEKNVVLKTIYPSRKFNKLYGQKAKENKT; encoded by the coding sequence GTGAATTTTATCTGGGATGAATCGAAAAACAAGAAACTAAAAGAAGAACGAGGAATTTCGTTTGAAGAAGTTGCTTCACTGATTTTGCAGAATAAATATGTTGAGGTTGTGAAACATCCAAAACTCACGCATCAAAAAATTTTCCTTGTTCCGGTTCACAATTATATTCACGCCATTCCATTCTTAATAGATGAAGAAAAGAATGTTGTTCTCAAAACTATTTACCCAAGCAGAAAATTCAATAAACTCTATGGACAAAAAGCAAAAGAAAATAAAACTTGA